Within Actinoplanes sp. L3-i22, the genomic segment TCCCGGTGGTCGCCACCGCGTTCCCGCACGCGGTCGAGCTGCTCAGCGACGGGACCGGCCTGGTCGTGCCGCACCAGAACCCGCGCGCGCTCTCCGTCGCGCTGCGCAAGGTGCTGTCCCGGCCCACCCCGGCCGCCGAGCGCCCGGACGGCACCGTGCCGCGCTGGCCCGCCGTGACCGCCCGCTACGAGGCCCTGGCCGCCCGCCTGATCGCCGCGCGGACCCCGGTCCCGGTCGGCGCGCCCGCGTGACGGCAACCGTTCCCGTTCCGGTCGCGTCGGCGGGCTTCGCGCACCTGCGCCGGCTCACCGACGACACCGGCCTGCTGGAGCACGCGCGGCACGCCGTGCCCCGGCGCGCGCACGGCTACTGCGTCGACGACGTCGCCCGCGGCCTGGTGGTGACCTGCCGCGAACCCGACCCGGAGCCGGAGGTGCTCGAGCTCGCCGAGCGCTACCTGGCCTTCCTGACGCACGCGCAGGACGAGCACGGCGCGTTCCACAACCGGCTCAGCTACGACCGGCGCTGGACCGACCAGCCGCAGCTGGGTGACTGGTGGGGCCGCGCCCTGTGGGGGCTGGGCACCGCGGCCGCCCGTGGCCCGGCGCACCGGATCCGCGCGGACGCCCTGGTCGCGTTCACGGCCGGGGCCGCCCGGCGCTCCCCCGCGCCGCACGCGATGGCCTTCGCCGGCCTCGGCGCCGTCGAGGTGCTGCGCGCCGACCCGGGCAACGCGCTGGCCACCGGCCTGCTGATCGACGCCGCCGCGGCGATCGGCCGGCCCGGCGCCGACCCGCGCTGGCCCTGGCCGACGCCGTCACTGAGCTATGCCAGCGCCGCGCTCGCCGAGGTGGTCCTCGCGGCCGGGCACCTGACCGGCGACGACGGCCTGCGGGTCGCCGGCCTGCGGATGCTGAGCTGGCTGCGCGACATCCAGGTGGTCGACGGCCGGCTCTCGGCGCTGCCCGCGGCCGGTTGGCGGCAGGGCACCCCGCGGCTGCGGTACGACCAGCAGCCGATCGAGGTCGCCGCGTTCGCCGATGCCTGCGCGACCGCGGCCGAGCTGACCGGCGACGACCGCTGGCACCTGGGCGTCCGGCAGGCCGTCGACTGGTTCCTCGGCGCCAACGACGGCGGCGCGGTGATGTGGGACGAGGAGACCGGCGGCGGCTACGACGGGCTCACCCCGGACGGGCCGAACCTGAACCAGGGGGCCGAGTCGACGCTCGCGCTCGTCTCGACCCTGCAGCTCGCCCGTCGTCAGGCGCTGGTGGCCTGACGGATCCCGTCGGCGTCCCGGGCCACCGCTTTCGCGTCGTGCGCCAGGTCCGGGTCGGTCTCGGGTCGCGGAACACAGAGCAGAAGAGCCTTCGGCCGTACGGTGACCAGCAGTTCCGTGCCGGGATCGATCAGGTCGCCGTCGAGCTGCCGCGGCTGGGGCCGGCTGCTGCGGATCGCCACGGTGGCCGCGGTGAACGTCTCCATCCGCGGGACCGAGCTCCGGCGGCGCAGCACTCCCCAGGCCAGCGCGGCCCAGTGCCGCAGGCTGCGCGGGCTGAGCACGGCGACGTCGAGGCGCCCGTCGTCCGGCTCGGCCTCCTGCAGCAGCCGCATGCCGCCCTGGAGCCGGCCGACGTTCCCGACGATCACGGTCCGCGGCCGCCGGGTGAACGCCGGCCCGTCGTCCAATGAGATCGTCACCCGCATCGGCCGGTCCCGCAGGTGCTTGACCGCCCCGGCGACGTAGGCCAGCCAACCGACGTGCTTCTTCGCGGTGTCGTTGGTCGCGTCCAGCATCTGCGCGTCGAAGCCCATGCCGGCCATCACCGCGAAGCTCTGCTCGCCGACGCAGCCGACGTCGATCCGCCGCCGCCCGCCCTGGCGCACCACCTCGATGCCGGTGGCCAGGTCGGTGCCGAGCCCGAGGTTGGCGGCGAGCAGGTTGCCGGTGCCGGCCGGCAGCACGGCGAGCGCCACGTCGGTGCCGGCCAGCGCGCCGACGCAGGCCATCACGGTGCCGTCCCCGCCGCAGACGAAGACCAGCTCGGCACCGTCGCGGATCGCCTGGGCGGCCTGTCCGGCGCCGGGGTCCTCGGCGGTGGTCTCCAGCCAGATCGGCTCGGGCCAGCCGGGCAGGGACTCGGTGAGGGTCCGGCGCAGGTTGTCCAGATCGGGCACTTTCACCGGGTTGACGACGACAGCTGACCGCAGCGGGGTGTCCATGCCCTCGCCCTTACCCAGGACGGCCGCCGGGCAGTCCCGGTGTTAATCGACCGTGAGCGCCCGGTCCGCCGGGTCGGACGGCCGACGTGGCTTGCCGACCCGGACCCGGACCCGGCGCGGCCCGAACAGGTCGCCGTCGCCCTGCTCCACGCTGGAGCGTTCCACCGTCCGGCGGATCAGCGCGCGGGCCGGTGGCAGCAGCAGGACCAGGCCCAGCGCCGCGGTGAAGAATCCCGGCAGCGCGAGCAGGGCGGCGCCGGACAGGCCGACGACGAAGGTGACCACGGCCGGTCCCGGTGGCCGGCCCTGCGCCCCGGCGGTCCGCAGCCGCCGCCGGCCGGTGACCCCCTCGCGGACCAGGAGCAGCAGGCCGGCCGCACTGCAGGCGATCAGCGCCAGGAGCGCCCAGGTCACGCCGATCATGCGGACCACCGCGAGGAACGTCGAGATCTCGAGGAACCCGACCACCACGACCGTGCCGGCCGCGGTCAGCAGCACGGCCGGCCTCGACGAAACACCACTGTGCATGGTCGACATCCTGCCATCCCCGCCGGCATCGACGTTCGGTGATCATCGCATGACGCCGAGCGACCGCTCGGCCCGCCGCGACGACCGCTCGTCGACCTCGACCGACCGTTCGACCGTTCCGGTTATATCGACGTTGACAGATATAAGCGGGGACGACAGGCTTCGGGCACCGCAATCCATCACGAAGCAACAGATTCGATCGTGATCAAACGCGGTTCCCCCACCCCCTGCCCAAGGAGTGGCACATGCGTCTCCCAGCCATGGCCGCACTCGTCCTCGGCCTCGGCCTCCTGCTGATCCCGAACCCCGCCGCGGCGGCGCCCGTCACGTCCGTCGCGATCAACGGCGGCATCACCGGCCGCACGTTCGACGGGGTCGGCGCGATCAGCGGTGGCGGCGGCAACTCCCGTCTGCTCATCGACTACCCCGAGCCGCAACGCGCGCAGATCCTCGACTACCTGTTCAAGCCGGACTACGGCGCCGCGGTCCAGCTGCTCAAGCTGGAGATCGGCGGGGACGCCAACTCCACCGACGGCTCCGAGCCCAGCCACCAGCACGTGCGCGGCGACGTCGACTGCGACGCCGGCTACGAGTTCTGGCTCGGCGAGCAGGCCGTCGCCCGCAATCCGAACCTCCGGCTGGTCGCGCTGCCGTGGACCGCGCCGGGCTGGATCGGCGGCGGCAACTTCTGGTCGCAAGACATGATCGACTACGACGTCTCGTGGCTGACCTGCGCGAAGCGGCACGGGCTGACCATCAGCTACCTGGGCGGCTGGAACGAGCGCGGCCACGACAGCGCCTGGTACAAGAGCCTGCGGACCGGGCTGAACAACGCCGGCTTCGGCGCGGTGCAGATCGTCGGCGACGACAGCGGCTGGGGCATGGCCGACGAGTTCGCGGCCGATCCGGCGCTGAAGAGCGCGGTCGGCGTGCTCGGCAACCACTACGTGTGCGGGTACCTGTCGCAGGCCGACTCGTGCGGCGTCACGGCCAACGCGCGGTCGAGCGGGAAACCGTTGTGGGCCAGCGAGTTCGGGTCGCAGGACGACAACGCCGGGGTGGTGCCCTACATCCGTACCGTCAATCGGGGTTATCTCGACGCGGAGATCTCCGGCTACCTGAACTGGCCGCTGATCGCGGCGATCACCCCCAATCTGCCGTACGCCACGGTGGGGTTGATGGACGCCGGATCGCCCTGGTCCGGTGCCTATCGAGTGGGCAAGAACCTGTGGGCGAACGCGCACTACGCGCAGTTCACCCAGCCCGGCTGGCGCTACCTGAACAGCTCGGCCAGCGGCTATCTCGGCGGCAACCGGGCCAACGGCAGCTACGTGACGCTGAAGTCGCCGAACAACAGCGACTACAGCACGATCTACGAGACCAGCGGCAGCACCGAGGCGCAGACCGTCAACGTCACCGTCTCCGGCGGCCTGAGCACCGGCACCGTGCACGTCTGGTCGACCGCGATGGGCTCGGCGAACTCCGCCGACTGGTTCGTCAGGCAGGCCGACGTCACGACGTCCGGCGGGTCCTATTCGCTGACCCTGCAACCGAACCGGATCTACACCGTCACCACCACGACCGGCCAGGCCAAGGGCACCGCGACCAGCCCGGCCACGCACGGGCTGGCACTCCCCTACGCCGACACCTTCGACGGCTATCCGGCACGCAAGCTGCCGAAGTACACCGAGGACATGCAGGGCTCGTTCGAGACCCGGGCCTGCGCCGGCCGGTCCGGCACGTGCCTGCAGCAGGTCGCCCCGCAGCGCCCGATCAACTGGCAGGACGACAGCGACGCGTACACGCTGATCGGCGACGCCGGCTGGACCAACTACACGGTCAGCCTGGACGTGAACCTGCGGCAGGCCGGCACGGTCACCCTGCTCGGCCGGGCCAACCTGCAGCTGCGCCCGCAGAACCGGCAGGCCGCCTACCAGCTGCGGGTCAACGAGGCCGGCACCTGGTCGATCGTCCGGCATGCGAACACCAACACCGACACCACGCTCGCCACCGGCACCCGGGCCGCGCTCGGCCTGAACACCTGGCACAACCTCAAGCTGGCGTTCTCCGGCAGCCAGATCACCGCGTCGATCGACAACACCACCATCGGCACCGCGAACGACCTCGCCTTCGGCAGCGGCCAGGCCGGCATCGGGGTGATCGGCTACCAGACGAACCAGTTCGACAACCTGAGCATCACCGCCAACCCGGGCACCGTGTCCAGCTCGCTGCACGGCATCGCGTCCGGCCGCTGCGCCGACGTCCCCGGCGCGTCCCAGACCAACGGCACGCAACTCGCGCTCTGGGACTGCACCGGCGGCGCCAATCAGAGCTTCAACCCCACAAATTCACAAGAATTGCGGGTGTACGGCACCAAGTGTCTCGACGTCGACGGCGCCGCCACCACCGACGGCGCCAAGGTGCAGATCTGGGACTGCAACGGCGGCGCCAACCAGCAGTGGACGCTGAACGCCGACGGCACGATCGTCGGCGCCGGATCGGGGAAGTGCCTGGACGCCACCGCGAACGGCACCGTCAACGGCACGCTCCTGGAGATCTGGACGTGCCACGGCGGCGACAACCAGAAGTGGTACCGGTCGTGAGGGCGCTCGCGGCGCTGCTGCTGCTCACGCCGCCGGCCGTGGTCCTGGCCGGGGCACAACCGGCCGCGGCCGCCACCACCTGGACCGTGGCCGGGAACGGAACAGCCGCCGCCCAGGTCAGCCTGGACAACGGGGCGCTGACCTTCGCGGTGACCAGCTCGGGCCGGAGCGTGCTGTCGCCGGCCCCGATCGGGATCGTCACCGGCGCCGCGGACCTGACCCGCGGCCTGACCTTCACGTCCCGCGCCGACCGGAGCGTGACCGAGTCGTACACGATGACGACCGGGAAGCAGCGCAGCCGGCAGACGACCTACGCCGAGTCGACGCTCTCCTTCACCGGCACCGGCGGAGCCCGGCTCGACGTGGTGGTCCGCGCGTCCGGCACCGGCGTCGCCTACCGGTACGTGCTGCCCGGCAGCGGCCCGGTCAGCGTCACCCGGGAGGCGTCCTCGTGGTCGGTGCCGGCCGGCTCGAACGCCTGGCTGGCCCCGCCGCACGACGAGGACCAGGGCCGCTGGATCACGACCACCGCCGGGGGCGCGCCGACCGGAAGTGACTACCGGATCCCGGCGCTGTTCGAGGTCGGCGGGACGTTCGCGCTGGTCGCCGAGACCGATCTGGACGGCCGCTACGCCGCCGGGTACCTGACGCACCCGGCCGGCTCCGGCACCTACACCGTCGCGCTGGCCGGTGCGATCAGCACCGCGCTGCCGCTGCGGACGCCGTGGCGCACGGCCGTGGTCGGTGACCTGGCGAGCGTCACCGGCTCGACCATCGTCGACGACCTGGCCGGGCCGTCCCGGGTCGCCGACACCTCGTGGATCAAGCCCGGGACGGTCGCCTGGTCGTGGCTGACCGAGCACGCCAGTCCGTCGAACGAGGCACGGCAGCGACAGTACGTCGACTTCGCCGCCCGCCACGGATGGAGCGCCGTGCTGATCGACGAGGGGTGGTCGGCGAGCTGGGTTCCGGCCGTCACGACGTACGCGAAAGCCAAGGGTTTGAATGTTCTGCTCTGGTTCAACTCGGCCGATCTGCGCACGGCGCAACAACGGGAGAGCCGGCTGCCACAGCTCAAGGCCTGGGGCGTGGCCGGCGTCAAGATCGACTTCATCTACGCGGACACCCAGCCGACGCTGCAGTGGTACGACGCGCTGCTGGCCCGGACCGCCGACCTCGGCCTGATGGTCAACTTCCACGGCGCGGCCACCCCGCGCGGGCTGCAGCGCACCTGGCCGCACGTGCTGACCGCGGAGGCGGTGTTCGGGGCCGAGCAGTACCTGCGGGCCGACTTCAACACGATCCTGCCGTTCACCCGGAACGCCGTCGCGAGCATGGACTTCACGCCGACCGTGTTCAGCCTGGCGAACCGGGACACCACCGACGGGCACGAGCTGGCGACCGCGGTCGTCTTCGAGTCCGGTTGGCAGCACCTGGCCGACAACCCGGAGAGCTACGAGGCGCACCCCGAGGCGCTGCGGATCCTGGACCAGCTGCCGACCGCGTGGGACGAGAGCCGGCTGCTCGGCGGGCGGCCCGGGCAGGAGGCGTACTTCGCGCGCCGGGCCGGGAACCGCTGGTTCGCCGCCGGGATCTCGGCACTGGCCGCGAAGACGTTCACGGCGCCGCTGACCTTCCTGGGCGGTGGACAGTGGCTGGCCGAGACCGTGCGGGACGGCTCGGGCGGGTTGCTGCGCGAGACGCGGGTGGTCACCGGCGCGGACACCCTGAGCGTGCCGGTGGCCACCCGGGGTGGCTTCGTGACGGCGCTGTGCCCGTACGTCGAAGGCCTGTCGTCCTGCAACGCTCGCGGGAGCACCGGGTTCCTCAAGGGCAAGCAGTCCGGGATCTGCGTCGACGTGCCGGACAACTCGCAGGCCAACGGGGTCGCCGTGGCGCTGTGGGACTGCCACGGCGGGGCGAACCAGACCTGGGTCGAGACGCCGTCCGGGCAGCTGAGCGTCTACGGCGCCAAGTGCCTGACCGCAGCCGCCCAGATCGGGGACTGCACCTCGGCGACCGATCAGAAGTGGACGGTCAACACCGACGGCAGCGTCGTCAACCGGGGCACCGGCCGGTGTCTGGACGCCAACGGCACCGTCGTCCAGACGTGGCCCTGCAACGGCGGCGCCAACCAGCAGTGGTGGCGGTCGCCGGCGACCGGCGCCTTCCGCGGCACCGGATCCGGGCGCTGCCTGGACCTGCCGAACGGCAACCAGGCCAACGGCACCCGGCCGGCGCTCTGGGACTGCAACGGCGGCAGCAATCAGCAATGGACCTCCACCGCTACCAACCAGCTGACCGTGCTCGGCCGCTGCCTCGACGCGACCGGCAACGCCACCACCGACGGCACCCCGGTCGAGATCTTCGACTGCAACGCCAACGCCGGGCAGCAGTGGCGGGTCCGCTCCGACGGCAGCGTCGTCGGCGTCGGCTCCGGCAAGTGTCTCGACGCGATCGGCAACGGCACCACCAACGGCACGCTGCTCCAGCTCTGGCCCTGCACCGGAAACCCCAACCAGAAATGGATCCGGTCATGAGAAAACTGGCATTCGTCCTCCCCCTCGTCCTCGCCACGCTCGGCCTGCCCGCCGCCCCGGCGCAGGCGGCGGAATCCAACGGCGGCGTGCGGGTCATGCCGCTCGGCGACTCGATCACCGACGGCTACAACGTGCCCGGCGGCTACCGGATCGGGCTGTGGCAACGGCTCGCCGCCAACGGCACCCGGACCGACCTGGTCGGATCCGGCTCCAACGGGCCGTCGAACCTCGGCGACCACGACCACGAGGGACACTCCGGCTGGCGGATCGACCAGCTCGACGCGAACATCGTCGGCTGGATCCAGCAGGCGAACCCGCGCACGATCCTGCTGCACATCGGGACCAACGACATCGGGCAGAACTACGACGTCGCGAACGCCCCGGCCCGGCTCGGCGCGCTGATCGACAAGATCCGGGCGAACGCGCCGCAGGTGCAGCTGTTCGTCGCGCAGATCACGCCGACCGCGAACGCGGCCAACGAGCAGAAGACCCAGACGTTCAACGCGGCGCTGCCCGGCCTCGTCGCGGCGAAGGGCCCGCTGACCCACCTGGTCGACATGCACTCCGCGCTGACCACCGCCGACCTGGCCGACGGGCTGCACCCGAACGCCGGCGGCTACGACAAGATGGCCGCCCGGTGGTTCGCCGCCCTGCAGTCGGTGCCGGGCAGCCTGGCCACGCTGACCACGCCGCCGGTCGGGGGCACGGTCGTGCTGTCCAACCCGCAGTCGACGCGCTGCCTGGACGTCAGCGGTGGCTCCACCGCGGACGGCGCCACGGTCCTGACCTGGGACTGCCACGGCGGCGCCAACCAGAAGTGGACCCGGACCAGCGCCGGCGAGCTGCGCGGCGTCGGGGGCAAATGCCTCGACGTGTACGGCAACGGCACCGCCGACGGGACCCGGATCGTCACGTGGACCTGCAACGGCGGGGCGAACCAGCGGTTCACGTTCGCCGACTCCGGCGCGATCACCGGGGCCGGATCCGGCAAGTGTCTCGACGTCAGTGGCACGGCCGTGCGGTTGTGGGCCTGCAACGGCGGCGCGAACCAGGTGTGGTCCGCGCGCTGACCCGCGTCACCGGACCTGCGCGGCCGCTTTGTCTCAGGCCGCGCAGGTTCCGGGCGGGGCGGTGGGCTCGCCGAGGACCGCCAGGGACTGGTTGACCTCGGTGAACGTGGCGAGCTGGCGGTACTGGGCGCCGACCACGACGTCGACCACGTCGGTGGTCCGGGCCGGGTCGAACCGGGGTTCCGCCTCGCCCAGGAAGAACGCCCGGATCCACTGCGCGGCGCCGGCCGTCCTGGGTCCGTACTCGATGATCGCGGTCTGGTCCTTGACCGTGGTCTTGTTCTTCGCGGGCTTCTGCATGACGAAGCCGCGGTTCTCGAAGTCCGAGGTGACCCGGTCGGCCAGCCCGGCCGTGGCCGTCCCGTTGAGAACCCGCAGTTTCACCTGCCCGGCGCTGTCCGGCAGGGTGAGATCGACCTTGGTGCTGCAGCTCTCGCTGGCGATCGCGGCGCTCTGGGTGTCGTGCACCATCGCGATCGTCGCGACGACGGCCGCGCCCGCGGCCATGGCGCTGATGACGCGGTAGGCCCGCGTACGCGTGTCCGTCATGCCGCTCTTGTGCCCACTGATCGATCCGCTGAACCTCGGCGTGACGGTGCTCTCAGGTGACCAGGCCGCGGCGGTAGGCGTAGACCACGGCCTGGACCCGATCGCGCAGGTCCAGTTTGGTGAGGATCCGCGAGACGTACGTCTTCACCGTCTCGTGGCTGATCACCAGCGTCGCCGCGATCTCGCTGTTGGACAGGCCGTTCGCGATCAGGCGCAGCACCTCCAGCTCGCGGGCGCTCAGCGGCACCCCGGCCGGGACGTCGCCGGGCGGGCGGATCCGGGTCGCGTACCGGCCGACCAGCTGCCGGGTCACCTCCGGGGCGAGCAGCGCGGCGCCGGCCGCCACGGTCCGGATGCCGGCCAGCAGGTGGGCCGGCGGGGCGTCCTTGAGCAGGAAGCCGCTGGCGCCGGCGCGGAGCGACTCGTAGACGTACTCGTCGAGGTTGAACGTCGTCACGACCAGCACCTTGACCGGGTGCGGCACGCCGGCGCCGGCCAGCCGGGCGGTGGCCTCGATGCCGGTCAGGCCGGGCATCCGGATGTCCATCACCACCACGTCCGGGTCGAGCCGGGCGGCGAGCTCGACCGCGGTGTGGCCGTCGCCGCACTCGCCGGCCACCGCCATGTCCGGCTGGGCGTCGATGATGGTGGCGAAGCCGGTCCGGATCAGCGGCTGATCGTCACAGACCAGCACCCGGATCACGACGCCGCCCCGACCGGGCTCCGGGCGGTGACTCCGTCGCCGGTCAGCGCCCTGGTCATGACGCCGCCCCGACCGGGCTCCGGGCGGTGACTCCGTCGCCGGTCAGCGCCCTGGTCATGACGCCGCCCCGACCGGGATCCGGGCGGTGACCAGGAAGCCGCCGCCGGCGGCCGGGCCCGCGCTGAAGTCGCCGCCGAGCGTGCCGACCCGCTCGCGCAGCCCGGTCAGGCCGCGTCCGCCGCCGCCGGGCGACGCGCTGCTCGACCCGGTCCCGTCGGTGCTGATCCGCACGTCGATCTCCTCGGCTCGATAGTGGACGATCACGCTGGTCCGGGCACCGTGGTCATATTTCAGGGCGTTCGTCAGCCCCTCCCGCGCCACCCGGTAGACGGTGACGTCCGCACCGCCCGGCGGGCCGCCCCGCTCGACCAGGTCCACCGGCTGCCCGGCCCGCCGGGTCTGCTCGACCAGCGCCCGGAGCTCCCCACCGTGCCCGGGATCGAGCAGGTCGAGCAGGTGCCGCAGGTCGGTGATCGCCTGCCGCCCGGCCCCGGACACCGCGGTCAGCGCCCCGTCGAGCCGCTCGGGCGCGGCGGTCAGATAGCGTGCCGCCTCGGCCTGCACCACCATCGCGGTCACGTGGTGCGTCACCACGTCGTGCAGTTCGCGGGCGATCCGGGTGCGCTCGCCGGCCCGCGCCGCCTCCGCCACGTGCCACCGGTTGCGCCGCAGCCCGGCGCCGACCACCCACATCGAGCCCAGCACCAGGTAGAACAGCACGATCACGTCGAATCCGAGCTGCCCGGCCCGGGCCAGCGCGGCGGCGAGCCCGAGGAACCCGGCGGACGCCACGACCGCGAGGGCCGGCCGGCGCCGGGTCACGTGCGCGCCCGCGCTGACCAGCGCGATCGGCAGGGCGGTGCCGCCGAGCGTGTTCCAGCCGCACAGCTGATCGGCCGCGAACCCGGCGAACACCAGGACCAGCGCGGCGACCGGCCACCGGCGGCGGATCGCCAGCGGCAGGCACTCGACGGCGATCGCCAGCACGCCCCACCCGCCGAACGGCCGGACCGGCACCAGCTCGGCCAGCCGGGTGCCGTGCCGGTGCCAGTCCGGGACCAGGGCCAGGGCGGTGAGCAGGAGCGCGAGCGGAAGGTCCTGGACGGTGACGTCGTAGCGGCGCCACCGCTCCCGCACCCCGGCGAAGCTCATCACCGCGCGAGCGTAAGGGTTCGATCGGCGCGGCGCATCGGCACCAGGTGGCCGCGACGCCGGGCCAGCCACAGGAACGCGGCCGTCACCAGCACGCCGGCCGCCACGGTGTAGACGCTGGCCTCCGGGCCGAACCGCCCGCCGCTGATCCAGGCGTTGCCGGCCGACTCGGACGCGAGGAGGCCCTGCTGGGCGCCGTTGCCGGAGACCTCCGCGCCGAAGATCGCCGACTGCGCCCAGTTCCAGCCGAAGTGCAGGCCGATCGGCAACCACAGACCACGACCGGCGATGTACGCCGCGGTCAGCATGCCCCCACCGGCGATCGCCACGCAGAGCGCACCCCACAGCGTGGCGTCCTGGTTCAGCAGGTGCACGCCGCCGAACGCGCACGCGGACAGCACCAGCGCGAGCCAGGTGCCGGTGACCCGCTCCAGGTGCCGGAACAGCACGCCCCGGAAGAGCAGCTCCTCGGTCGTCGCGGCCGCGGCCATGAACCCGGCCAGGCCGACCGCGTTGACCGGGTCGGCACCGAGCCCGGTGATCCGGTAGCCGCCGTTGACCGCGATGTTCCCGATCACCGCCGCGAACAGCACGATCCCGAGCAGCGCGCCGCGCAGCAGCCCGGACGCGGCGGTCCGGCCGGCCACCTCGGTCACCTCGCGTTTCTCGGTGGCCCGGACCACCGCGTAGTAGACGAGCACGGCGATCGCGGCGGCCGCCACCCCCACGACGAGCGACAGCCAGACGTTGCCGTCGGCCAGACCGACCGCCTGACCGGCCCCGAACGAGACCGCGACGACCGCGACGAGCTGGAGAACGAACCGCATGACATCCCCTCCGCAGAACCCGCGGCAGCCCGCCGCGACTGCGGAGAAAACTACGGATCGGCGCGCCGGAAAACGTCCCCGCACAGTGGACATCCGGGTGTGGCTCGCGCGAGCTACAGCGCTGGCGGGGGGATGGAATGATCCGGGTTATGACGGACACCGCGCCACCAGCCATCCTTCCGCCCCGCGCCGCCGTGGTCGGGATCGTCACCGGGCTGTTCCTGATGGCGTTCTTCACGCTGTTGTGGGCCGGCAACACGTTCGCGGCCTGGTCGCCGGCGGTGGCCGGGCCGATCTGGGCGGTGTTCGCGGTGCTGGCCGTGGGTTTCATCGTGCAGGGGGTGCGGCTGCTGCGGGCGCGCGGGCGGTTCCCGGCCGCGCTCTCCGAGGCGGACAGCCGGCGTCAGCGCGGCACCGGCCGGGCGTACGGGATCACCTTCGGGCTCGAGGGCCTGGCGATCGGGATCGTGGCGGCGCTGCTCAACGTGACCGGTCATCCCGACTACGTGATGCCGGCCATCGCGCTCATCGTCGGCCTGCACTTCTATCCGATGGCGCGGATCTTCGGGCGCAGCCTCGACCTGTACATCGCCACCTGGACGACCCTGGCCGGACTGGCCGGGATCGTGGCCATCGCCGCGGGGGCGCCGGTCGAGCCGGTCACCGGGTTCGTCGCCGTGGGGGCGGCGCTGGCCACCAGCGCCTACGGCGTCTACATCGGCCGGGACGCCCAGCGGCTGCTGCACCGGTCCGCAGGGGACTAACTTTGGTCGATGCGTACGCGAATCGCGGTCTTGATCTTGATGGTTCTCGCCGGTGCGGGCCTGTTCGTGGCCGGCCGGGCGACGGCCGGCGACAAAGCGACCGCCGGCAGCGAAAAGACCGCTGGTGATTATGCGGCGGGGCATGCCGACGGGCTCCTCGAAGGGCGCGCCGAGCAGGCACCCGTCGCCGCCCGGGATGCCTTCGAGGACGGCTACCGGGCCGGCGCCGACGACGTCTTCGGCGGCTACGACGGCGGCTGGGGCTACTCCGCCTA encodes:
- a CDS encoding FxsA family protein, which produces MHSGVSSRPAVLLTAAGTVVVVGFLEISTFLAVVRMIGVTWALLALIACSAAGLLLLVREGVTGRRRLRTAGAQGRPPGPAVVTFVVGLSGAALLALPGFFTAALGLVLLLPPARALIRRTVERSSVEQGDGDLFGPRRVRVRVGKPRRPSDPADRALTVD
- a CDS encoding glycoside hydrolase family 97 protein encodes the protein MRALAALLLLTPPAVVLAGAQPAAAATTWTVAGNGTAAAQVSLDNGALTFAVTSSGRSVLSPAPIGIVTGAADLTRGLTFTSRADRSVTESYTMTTGKQRSRQTTYAESTLSFTGTGGARLDVVVRASGTGVAYRYVLPGSGPVSVTREASSWSVPAGSNAWLAPPHDEDQGRWITTTAGGAPTGSDYRIPALFEVGGTFALVAETDLDGRYAAGYLTHPAGSGTYTVALAGAISTALPLRTPWRTAVVGDLASVTGSTIVDDLAGPSRVADTSWIKPGTVAWSWLTEHASPSNEARQRQYVDFAARHGWSAVLIDEGWSASWVPAVTTYAKAKGLNVLLWFNSADLRTAQQRESRLPQLKAWGVAGVKIDFIYADTQPTLQWYDALLARTADLGLMVNFHGAATPRGLQRTWPHVLTAEAVFGAEQYLRADFNTILPFTRNAVASMDFTPTVFSLANRDTTDGHELATAVVFESGWQHLADNPESYEAHPEALRILDQLPTAWDESRLLGGRPGQEAYFARRAGNRWFAAGISALAAKTFTAPLTFLGGGQWLAETVRDGSGGLLRETRVVTGADTLSVPVATRGGFVTALCPYVEGLSSCNARGSTGFLKGKQSGICVDVPDNSQANGVAVALWDCHGGANQTWVETPSGQLSVYGAKCLTAAAQIGDCTSATDQKWTVNTDGSVVNRGTGRCLDANGTVVQTWPCNGGANQQWWRSPATGAFRGTGSGRCLDLPNGNQANGTRPALWDCNGGSNQQWTSTATNQLTVLGRCLDATGNATTDGTPVEIFDCNANAGQQWRVRSDGSVVGVGSGKCLDAIGNGTTNGTLLQLWPCTGNPNQKWIRS
- a CDS encoding glycosyltransferase, with protein sequence MTATVPVPVASAGFAHLRRLTDDTGLLEHARHAVPRRAHGYCVDDVARGLVVTCREPDPEPEVLELAERYLAFLTHAQDEHGAFHNRLSYDRRWTDQPQLGDWWGRALWGLGTAAARGPAHRIRADALVAFTAGAARRSPAPHAMAFAGLGAVEVLRADPGNALATGLLIDAAAAIGRPGADPRWPWPTPSLSYASAALAEVVLAAGHLTGDDGLRVAGLRMLSWLRDIQVVDGRLSALPAAGWRQGTPRLRYDQQPIEVAAFADACATAAELTGDDRWHLGVRQAVDWFLGANDGGAVMWDEETGGGYDGLTPDGPNLNQGAESTLALVSTLQLARRQALVA
- a CDS encoding ricin-type beta-trefoil lectin domain protein, which translates into the protein MRLPAMAALVLGLGLLLIPNPAAAAPVTSVAINGGITGRTFDGVGAISGGGGNSRLLIDYPEPQRAQILDYLFKPDYGAAVQLLKLEIGGDANSTDGSEPSHQHVRGDVDCDAGYEFWLGEQAVARNPNLRLVALPWTAPGWIGGGNFWSQDMIDYDVSWLTCAKRHGLTISYLGGWNERGHDSAWYKSLRTGLNNAGFGAVQIVGDDSGWGMADEFAADPALKSAVGVLGNHYVCGYLSQADSCGVTANARSSGKPLWASEFGSQDDNAGVVPYIRTVNRGYLDAEISGYLNWPLIAAITPNLPYATVGLMDAGSPWSGAYRVGKNLWANAHYAQFTQPGWRYLNSSASGYLGGNRANGSYVTLKSPNNSDYSTIYETSGSTEAQTVNVTVSGGLSTGTVHVWSTAMGSANSADWFVRQADVTTSGGSYSLTLQPNRIYTVTTTTGQAKGTATSPATHGLALPYADTFDGYPARKLPKYTEDMQGSFETRACAGRSGTCLQQVAPQRPINWQDDSDAYTLIGDAGWTNYTVSLDVNLRQAGTVTLLGRANLQLRPQNRQAAYQLRVNEAGTWSIVRHANTNTDTTLATGTRAALGLNTWHNLKLAFSGSQITASIDNTTIGTANDLAFGSGQAGIGVIGYQTNQFDNLSITANPGTVSSSLHGIASGRCADVPGASQTNGTQLALWDCTGGANQSFNPTNSQELRVYGTKCLDVDGAATTDGAKVQIWDCNGGANQQWTLNADGTIVGAGSGKCLDATANGTVNGTLLEIWTCHGGDNQKWYRS
- a CDS encoding diacylglycerol kinase family protein; the protein is MDTPLRSAVVVNPVKVPDLDNLRRTLTESLPGWPEPIWLETTAEDPGAGQAAQAIRDGAELVFVCGGDGTVMACVGALAGTDVALAVLPAGTGNLLAANLGLGTDLATGIEVVRQGGRRRIDVGCVGEQSFAVMAGMGFDAQMLDATNDTAKKHVGWLAYVAGAVKHLRDRPMRVTISLDDGPAFTRRPRTVIVGNVGRLQGGMRLLQEAEPDDGRLDVAVLSPRSLRHWAALAWGVLRRRSSVPRMETFTAATVAIRSSRPQPRQLDGDLIDPGTELLVTVRPKALLLCVPRPETDPDLAHDAKAVARDADGIRQATSA